The window TTGTGGCACAAACTAACACCAACATTGAGCGGTAGTTCCCACAGTATAACACTCAATGTGAAGCAATTGCGACTTACACAGCCTTGTAAGTAAAGTAAGCGTGAATCTTATATGATTCATGTGGTGTTCAATGTGCTAATTGTCTTTGTATTGAACTTGTGTCACTTTCGGGTATTAGAAAAGATGCTAGAAATTTCTGATCGGACAGTCCTGCCCTAACATGACTACAGAATGCTGTCCAACAGTCTGGAAGGTCAGACCTCCATTCCCTAGATGCTTCTGAAAATAATCTTTTTACTATAAATATCAGTTTCATGTTTGGTAAGAGGTTACTTAATAGAAGGAGTTTGTAATACCattcagtttaaaaataaatcagtAAATAAATTCAAACCCTGTGTTTTAATTCCCATTACAATAGTAACTACAGTAAttctataaaatttaaacaaatagtTTGAAAACTTTCTTCAGCCCAAGGTAAAGTCCAACCAACAAATATAGATGCATAGGCGTCTATATTCGTTGGTGCAACACTCAAATTCATATACAGTGCACAGCTATATCCATATGATGTTACTGAATGTTTTCAGAAACAGAAATGACATTCACACAAAAAACacattgttttttgttttaattaatttttctgtgCATGTGATTAATTTGTAATCTATTAAACTACTAGAATTAAAAGCAGGAGTACTGACCATTAAAGAAATCGGCATGAACTGCTTTTTCGTTAGCAGTTAGATCCATTAACAAACCAGAAGAACCTCCAGCCTAAAAAGTGTTTTGTTAGGTTAtgtctattataattataataaaacttaagttCACCTCACCTCTTCTAAATCCATGTACGGTCCAGCACCCTCTGGGAACATTTCGTCGGCTACGAGAGCAGGTTTCATCTTCCAATATTATATAATTCTagcaaatataaaattaaatcagTTGAGCTAGTATTTTAtaatttcaaaacaaaaaacaataataattgttttgaCAGATTGACCGCCCAAGTGTCTAACTGTCATTTGTCTATTCTAGtaaatttggaaaatattttggagTTTCCCGACATCTATCTGTAAATAGAAGTATTAACAATTCAAGTAATAATTTCCACAGGTGGTGACAGTAAACTACAAGGCTTCTAAATCCTTAACAGCTTTCTGTAAGAAATATTTGGGTGACAAGAAATTTTCAAATTGCATGAATGTGCTATCgagaaaaaggctaattagaataatctaatgaataaataaaatgcagGTTGGGATTTTACTTGCAAGTAAAATTATACATAGATAATGATAAAGCTTTTTCCATATTTATTAGCTAAAGAATTAAAGTTCTTTTGGATAAtgattattgttttaattttgaatagtGCCTTATAGTCATACAGGATATGGTTGACTTTTTCGTGTTCTCTGCTAAACACTCTGCAACTTAAGTCTTTATAATACAGTCGCATTGAATGCAGATATCTTTGACTAGCGCTAGGGAAGCTTGTTACGATTCAGAGCTAATTCCTGCCTTATTAGCGCATGTCGCATGTCCATCAAATATTCCTATAACTTGCCTAGGTATGTGCTTAAATGGATATACTTTGTCAGTAAGGATTATGTTGTGCTTTTATTCAAACTTTTTTCCGGTCGCGGACGTTGCTTTTTGACACTCCTGAGAGCCTTCATAACCGCTTGACATTCTGTGTACAACTTAAGGTGTTCAAGT is drawn from Diabrotica undecimpunctata isolate CICGRU chromosome 5, icDiaUnde3, whole genome shotgun sequence and contains these coding sequences:
- the LOC140441779 gene encoding COP9 signalosome complex subunit 9: MKPALVADEMFPEGAGPYMDLEEAGGSSGLLMDLTANEKAVHADFFNDFEDLYDDEDLQ